In Ilumatobacter fluminis, the following proteins share a genomic window:
- the egtB gene encoding ergothioneine biosynthesis protein EgtB yields the protein MLTAAAARDRFAATRGLTELLAAPLSPEDQTVQSMPDVSPTKWHRAHVTWFFETFVLDRFADGYEAYDEAYRMLFNSYYEGVGPKFSRARRGLLSRPGANEVGKYREFVDAAMDDLLAGATDDDTDLLTLVELGVHHEQQHQELLLMDIKHVLSIDPQGAVYRPDAVDRSVTSPLTWTDCDPGGQVEVGHDGDGFHFDNESPRHTVFLEPFRIADRLVTAGEWAAFIADGGYERHELWLSDGWHIVGEQGWTAPLYWEAYGDSWIVHTLGGPREIIDGEPVCHVSHFEADAYARWAGARLPTEFEWEYAATRHGRAADAGRPFDVERLQPRAAAGTDSLEQLYGECWQWTSSAYLPYPRFRTAPGAVGEYNGKFMSGQMVLRGSGAYTPTGHARPTYRNFFPARNRWMVSGVRLAADIADA from the coding sequence ATGCTGACTGCTGCCGCAGCCCGCGATCGCTTTGCAGCGACGCGCGGACTCACCGAGCTGCTCGCTGCCCCGCTCTCGCCCGAGGACCAGACGGTCCAGTCGATGCCCGACGTCAGCCCGACGAAATGGCATCGGGCCCACGTCACCTGGTTCTTCGAGACGTTCGTGCTCGATCGTTTCGCCGACGGCTACGAGGCGTACGACGAGGCGTACCGGATGCTGTTCAACAGCTACTACGAAGGGGTCGGCCCGAAGTTCAGTCGAGCTCGCCGAGGCCTCTTGAGCCGGCCGGGTGCCAACGAGGTCGGCAAGTACCGCGAGTTCGTCGACGCGGCGATGGACGACCTGCTCGCCGGAGCGACCGACGACGACACCGACCTGCTCACCCTCGTCGAACTCGGGGTGCATCACGAACAGCAGCACCAGGAGTTGCTGCTGATGGACATCAAGCACGTCCTGTCGATCGACCCGCAGGGTGCGGTGTACCGGCCCGACGCAGTCGATCGATCCGTCACCTCGCCGCTCACGTGGACCGACTGCGACCCGGGTGGCCAGGTCGAGGTCGGGCACGACGGCGACGGATTCCACTTCGACAACGAGTCGCCCCGTCACACGGTGTTCCTCGAGCCGTTCCGCATCGCCGACCGGCTCGTGACGGCGGGGGAGTGGGCGGCGTTCATCGCCGACGGCGGCTACGAACGACACGAACTCTGGCTGTCGGACGGCTGGCACATCGTCGGCGAACAGGGCTGGACCGCGCCGCTGTACTGGGAGGCCTACGGCGACAGTTGGATCGTTCACACGTTGGGTGGTCCACGTGAGATCATCGACGGCGAGCCCGTGTGCCACGTCAGCCATTTCGAGGCCGACGCCTACGCCAGGTGGGCCGGCGCTCGACTGCCGACCGAGTTCGAGTGGGAGTACGCGGCGACACGCCACGGCCGCGCGGCCGACGCCGGACGGCCCTTCGACGTCGAGCGCCTCCAGCCGCGCGCCGCCGCCGGCACGGATTCGCTCGAGCAGCTCTACGGCGAGTGTTGGCAGTGGACATCGTCCGCTTACTTGCCGTACCCACGCTTCCGCACCGCGCCCGGCGCCGTCGGTGAGTACAACGGCAAGTTCATGTCGGGCCAGATGGTGCTACGCGGCAGCGGTGCGTACACGCCGACCGGTCACGCACGCCCGACCTACCGCAACTTCTTCCCCGCTCGCAATCGTTGGATGGTGTCGGGCGTGCGGCTCGCCGCCGACATCGCCGACGCCTGA